In the genome of Hyphomicrobium sp. ghe19, the window TGTCGAGCGGCCAGCCGAACGTGTGCTGCACATATCCGGGGCGATGCTTCTCGGGCGCGATCTGCCAAAGTTCCTTGAGGCCGATGCCGTACTTCTGCGGCTCGTGGCCCTTCGCCAGTTCGAAGTGGCTGATCAAGCCTTTCGAGAGCGAACCGCGGGCGCCTTCGGCGACCAAAGTGTACTTGGCGCGCAGTTCCATGCCGCGGACGAAATTATCCGTCGGCTTGCCGTCGCGGCCGACACCCATGTCGCCCGTGGCAATACCTGCAACTGCTCCGTTCTCGTCGTACAGAACTTCGCTCGCGGCGAAGCCCGGATAGATTTCGACACCGAGTTCGGCTGCCTGCTCGCCGAGCCATTTGCAGACTGCGCCGAGGCTGACGATGTAATTCCCGTGGTTCTTGATCATGGGCGGCATCGGCCAGCTCGGCAGACGCAGATCGCCTTCCGGCCCGAGCACGAGAAACACGTCCTCGGTCACCGGCGTCTCGATCGGCGCGCCGCGTTCCTTCCAGTCCGGGAAGAGGCGGTTGAGGCCGATGGGATCGATGACGGCGCCCGAAAGGATGTGCGCGCCGACTTCGGAGCCCTTTTCGACGACGACGACGGAGATATCGGAGCCCGTCTCTGCGGCCTTCTGCTTCAAACGTATGGCGGCCGACAGACCCGCGGGCCCGGCGCCGACGATCAAAACATCGAAGTCCATTGCCTCACGCGGCGGCAGATCGGCCTCGTCAGCGGACATAGTCACCTCGATTTGCTTGCTGAAAAACCATTTACCCTCGATTAGGTCGCAGCATAGAACGCGTCAAGCCAAGCGGCACCCGCACGGCTACGCATGGGAGCGGCGCGCCGCCTCACCTGGTATCGGCGCGCAGCCGCGTGCAATTGTCTTGCCGCGCCTCTATTCTCGTCAACGATGGTGAGATCGAACGGTCAAGACGAAATGCTTTCGCTGCTCAGTTGGTTGCAAGCCATGGGGGCCGATGCCGCTGTGGGCGATACAGCGCAGGACTGGCTTCAGCGCGGAAACGACGCGCCGGGGGCCGCATTCGCATGGCCCGACCGGGACGAGGCAGGATCAGCGGGCCGGCCAGCGCAGCAAGCCGCTCGGGGAGCGGCTGACGGTCCGTCGCCGGTTCGCGCGAAGGCCCCCGGAGCTTCAGGGTCGCCCCAAGCCGGCCGCCCCCGTGCCGTCACACCACTCGGTGCGAGCGAAGCCGAGACCGGCGCACGGCGCATTGCACGAGCCGCCAATTCGCTTCAGGAACTCGAAGCGGCGCTACAGAATTTCGATGGATGCGGCCTGAAATCGACCGCGACAAAGCTCTGTTTTTACCGGGGCGCTCCGAACAGCGACCTGATGATCATCGGCGAAGCTCCGGGCCGCGATGAGGATCTTGCCGGAAAACCGTTCGTCGGACGCGCCGGGCAGCTGCTCGACAAAATGCTCAATGCCATCGGGCGGACAGAAGCCGACGTTCACATCACTAACGTCGTCTATTGGCGGCCGCCCGGCAATCGCACGCCGACACCGCAGGAGGCGCTCGCGTGCCGCCCCTTCCTCGAACGGCAGATCGAGCTCGTTGCTCCGAAGATCCTCGTTGCGGTTGGCGGCTCGGCGGCCAAGGAGATGCTTGGCGCCAGTGAAGGCATCATGCGGCTCAGGGGCAAATGGCGGGAAATTGAGATCGGCGACCGGAAAATTCCGGCGATCGCGACGCTGCATCCGGCGTATCTGCTCAGGACGCCGGCCGCCAAGCAGCTCGCGTGGATGGATTTGTTGCAGATACGTTCAAAGCTCTGAGGAACCGTCATGGCCGGCATCGATGCCGAACGCACGTTCGTCCCCGTCAGGATCGCCATCCTGACCATGTCCGATTCACGGACGCTTGCCGAAGACACCTCGGGTGATTTCCTGGAGAAGGCAATCGGCGAAGCGGGGCATGTTCTCGCCGACCGGAGGCTCGTGAAAGACGACACGGGCCTTATCAGAAGCATCGTCGAAGGCTGGATCAACGACCCATCCGTCGACTGCGTGATCACCACCGGCGGCACCGGCTTTACCGGCCGCGATGTCACCCCGGAAGCGATCAAGCCGCTCTTCGAAAAAGAGATCGAAGGCTTCGCGATCCTTTTTCACATGCTGTCGTTTCAGAAGGTCGGCACGTCGACGATCCAGTCGCGGGCGTGCGGGGGCGTATCGCACGGGACGTTTATTTTCTGCTTGCCGGGATCGACGGGAGCGTGCCGCGACGCTTGGGACGGTATCCTGAAATTGCAGCTCGATGCGCGCCATCGTCCGTGCAACTTCGTCGAAATCATGCCCCGGCTCGAGGAGCACCGTAAAACCGGTTGAGCGAGAACTCGCGTGAACGCTTACGGAGCGGTTTCGACCGATCCGTGCAGGCGCGCGACAACGCTCATCGGCAAACCGGCACCATAGAGCACTTGGCAGATCTGGTTGCGCAAGGAACGCGACAGATATCCGTCCCGCTTGTATCGCTCGGCCGATGTTGTGGCGTACGCATCAAGCATTGCGAGACGTCTGCGGCCAAGACGGCGCGCCAGATCGATATCTTCCATGATCGGCAGATTTTTGTAGCCGCCGACGGCATCGAAGAGCTGGCGCGGGATCAGCAGGCCCTGATCTCCGTAGGGCACGCGCAAGATCTTGCACCGCAGATGAACGAGACGCTCGAGCAGGCGCGGAGCAACGCCTTTGTCGTCGAGGCGGAATGTGAAGGCGCCTGCAGCCATCGGACGCTCACCGCGATCGACCCGGCGCATGAAGGCCGTTGCGCTGCGTTCCCACCCATCTTCGAGGACGGTATCAGCGTTGAGAAAGAGGAGCCATGGAAAGCGCGCGAGCGCTGCGCCCAGCGCCAGCTGCCCGCCGCGCCCTGGTGCGCTGTTGACCACGTCGGCTCCGGCTTGATCTGCGACCTCGGCGGTACTGTCCGTCGACCCAGCATCGACGACGATGACCTGTTTGACGATCCCGTCAATCGCCGACGGAACCAGCGCGGCTAGCGTGGCGGCCAGCCTATGCTCAGCGTTATGCGCGGGGATGATTACCGAGATCATGTCCATTTCCTGGCACGCCGGAGACCCTGCGGCAAGGCGCGCCACGTCGCGGGTCTTAACCACGGCAACCAATCTCGTCTGCTGTTTGTTCTTTGTTTGTTCCGAGAAAGCTGCTAATCGACTCCGCGGTTTGAGAGTTCGGTCGGGAAATGCCTTCGAACAGAGACTTTTCAGATTATCCGGCAATGCCCGATGTGGTCGATTCCGAACGCCGCCGCGGCCGGGGTGCGCGCACTAACAGGACGGGGCGCTTCGAAGCTCAGGCGCATGAAGAATTCGACGACGGATGGGAAACGCTCGGCGAGCTTGAGGCATTCAAGACCGAGGTTTTCGAGGACACGAGCAAGTCGATCATCTCGCATAACGACAGCCCCGACGTTTCCTTCGACAGCTCGATAAATCCGTATAGGGGTTGCGAGCACGGCTGCATCTATTGCTATGCGCGGCCGAGCCATTGCTATCTCGGACATTCGGCGGGTCTCGATTTCGAGACGAAGCTCTATGCGAAACCCAACGCCGCCGTTCTTTTAGAGCGCGAACTCAAACGGCCGGGCTACAGGCCGGAAACGATTGCGATCGGCGGCAACACGGATCCTTATCAGCCGATCGAGCGGGAACGCCGGATTACGCGCGCGATCCTCGAAGTCATGGCGACGGCCAATCATCCGATCGGCATCATCACGAAGTCCGCACTCGTCGCGCGCGATATCGATATTCTGGGTCCGATGGCTGCGAAGAATTTGGCGAGGGTCGCTGTCTCGATCACAACACTCGATCGTCACGTTGCCCGCGCGATGGAGCCTCGCACCGCGACGCCTTCGCGACGGCTCGATACGGTCAAGCGGCTCGCGGATGCCGGAATTCCGGTGACCGTCATGGTGGCGCCGATCATTCCGGGCCTGACGGATCATGAAATCGAGCCGATACTGGAAGCTGCCCGGGAAGCCGGCGCGCGCGATGCGGGTTACGTGCTGCTGCGGTTGCCGCTCGAGATCAAAGATCTCTTTCGCGAATGGCTGCGTGAGGAGTTTCCGGACCGCGCCGACAAAGTCATTTCGCTGCTCCGTTCGATGCATGGCGGGCGTGACTACACGGCCGATTTCGGAGTCCGCCAACGCGGGCGGGGTCCGTATGCTTCGCAGATCGCGCTCCGCTTCCGGCTTACGAAGAAGCGTCTCGGGCTCGGCGAAGAGCGCGTGCCGCTTCGAACCGATCTTTTCATCAGGCCCGGAAACGGGGGACAACAGCTCTCACTGCTTTGACATCACGGTAGACGCGATGATCAAAGTTGTGAATGAAGATTGCCGATTCGCGCATCAAGCCGACGTTCGAACTCGAAGCCGCGGAGCATCTTCTGGGCTCGCGGCCGATTGCGGGCGTGGATGAAGCGGGCCGAGGACCGTGGGCGGGACCTGTCGTTGCGGCGGCCGTCATCCTCGATCCCGATAAGATACCGGCGAATATCGACGATAGCAAAATTCTCGACGAAGACTCTCGCGCCTTTCTCTACAGACGCATCATGAAGGTCGCGATTGTCGCCGTGGGCGTTGCCGACGTCGAGCGGATCGATCGCGAGAATATTCTGGGCGCTACACTCTGGGCGATGGCTCAGGCGATCAGCCAGCTTGCCGAGACCCCGAAGCTGGTGCTCATCGACGGCAATAAAGCGCCGAGAGTTGCGATGCCGACGCGGACGATCGTCAAAGGCGATTCCAAGTGCCTTTCGATTGCGGCGGCCTCGATTATCGCGAAGGTAACGCGCGACCGGATGATGATGGAGATGGCGCGCGATTATCCTGGCTACGGCTTTGAGCGCCACAAGGGCTACGGCACGCCGGAGCATCAGGCGGCGATCGACAAGCTCGGCGTATCGGCGATGCACCGACGATCGTTCAAACCGGTGCAGCTTGCACTCGGTCTCGGACCTGCCTTGAAACCGGGGCTCGGACTTGGTCTCGCCGACGCTTAGTCCGCGAGCGGACTCAAGTTGCACATCGAATCAAAAAATATAAATCGCTTGCGTGTGTCGAACGTGTATTCACGCGCGCTTCCGATCATGTACAAAGCGTGCAGGCTCGCTTCATGAGTTTTGGGCGAGCGGTTTGTAATTCGTAGCGTAGCAGGTTCTGTACATGGGTTCGCGTCGCGTCAAAGTCCGCTCGCAGAGTGGAAAGATTCTCGTTGGTGATTGCATCGCTGAGCTCAAGAAGCTCCCGACAGCGAGCGTCGATCTCGTTTTCGCAGATCCGCCGTACAATCTGCAGCTCGCCGGCGATCTCATGCGGCCGAACAATACGAAGGTCGATGGCGTCGACGACCAATGGGACAAATTCGACGACTTCGCAGCGTATGATTCATTTTGCCGCGCATGGCTCACCGAAGTGCGCCGCGTCCTGAAACCGGATGGCGCGATCTGGGTCATCGGGTCCTATCACAACATCTTCCGCCTCGGCGCCGCGATCCAGGACTTGGGCTTCTGGATTCAGAACGACGTTATCTGGCGCAAAGTGAACCCGATGCCGAACTTCCGCGGCAAGCGCTTCACCAACGCGCACGAAACGATGATCTGGGCCGGTCGCGATCGCAAATCGCGCGTCACGTTCAACTATGAAAGCCTCAAGGCTTCGAACGACGATCTGCAGATGCGTTCGGACTGGCTCTTCCCGATCTGCTCGGGACCGGAGCGCTTGAAGGACGACGGCGGCCGCAAAGCGCATCCGACGCAGAAGCCGGAAGCGTTGCTCCATCGTATTCTGATCGCATCAACGAAGCCGGGCGACACCGTGCTCGATCCCTTTTTCGGAACGGGCACGACGGGCGCCGTCGCCAAGCGGCTCGGCCGCAAGTTCATCGGCATCGAACGCGATCTCGATTATGCGACCGCCGCCGATGAGCGGATCGCCAAGGTCCAGCCGCTCGAACTCGAAGCCATCGAGACGTTGCCGTCGAAGCGCAACGAACCGCGCATTCCCTTCGGTCAGATTCTGGAACTCGGCATCATCAAGCCGGGCCGCAAGTTGTTCGGTCCGCGCCGCGAAGTGCGGGCGGAAGTGCGCGCGGACGGCACGCTATTCTATGATGGTCAGCAGGCGTCCATTCATCGCCTCGGTGCGATCGTCCAGGGCAAAGCTGCTTGCAACGGTTGGACGTACTGGCACTTCGAAGCGGAAGGAAAGCTGAAGCCGATCGACGACCTTCGCTCCGAAGCAAAGCGTCAGCTCGGTCTCAGCAGCCGCATGTCGATTTAGGTCTGCCGGGCCGCAGTTAGCTGCGGTCTACAGGCTCAATTGTCGGCGAGGCCGTGCGCGATGACTTTCTTCATCACGCTCGGCAACGCTTGACCCTGCAGGTCGCGGCGATGGACCCAACGACAGCGCTCCTGTTCGGCCCAGAACGTGAAGCTCGCATCGATCGGAACCAGAGCGCGATAAACGATCAGCTCAAGCCGAAAGTGCGTGAAGACGTGGACGACGGCTCCCGGCACCGGTAGCCACGCCGTCGTAACGGGCGCTGCCCGCATCGCTTCTTTTTTCGCGGGCAAGGCGTCGCCCCAGGGCGTCGACGGCACCTCGAGCATGCCTCCGAGAAGGCCTGCCTCGGGACGCTGGCGCAAAAGCACGGCGCCGTCTTCCCGTTGCACGAGGAAAGCGATTCCGTACCGCGAGGGGCGAGCCGTTTTCGCGCCGCGCATCGGCAAAAGCTCGGCGAGATTTTGCGCGCTTGCCGAGCAATCCTGCTGAAGCGGGCAGACAAGACATGACGGCTTTCGCGGCGTGCAGATTTCCGCTCCGAGGTCCATCATGGCCTGCGCGAAATCTCCGGCCCGCCGCTGCGGCGTGAGCGTTGCGGCCAGCCGGCGAATTTCCGGTTTGGCGCCGGGAAGCGGCTGGCGGACAGCGAACAACCGCGACACGACGCGCTCGACGTTGCCATCGACCGGCGTCGCCTTTTCTCCGAACGCGATTGCCGAGATGGCTGCGGCCGTGTACGGGCCAATGCCCGGCAGTTTCAGAAGTTCGGCCTCGCTTTTCGGGAATTCGCCGCCGTAGTCGCGCGCGACGACATCGGCGCAGGCCTTCAGATTGCGAGCGCGCGAATAATATCCGAGGCCCGCCCATTGCTGCAGAACCTCCTCCAGCTCCGCTGACGCGAGCGCGGTCACCGTCGGCCAGCGGGCAACGAATTTCTGGAAGTATGGAACGACGGCCTTTACCGTCGTCTGCTGGAGCATGATCTCGGACAGCCAGACGCGGTAGGGATCGGCTTTTTTGCGGGGTCCGTAACGCCAGGGCAAATCGCGGCGCTCGGCTTCATACCAGGCGAGCAGCGCCTTGACGGTCAACGGGCCGGCCGGCCGCAACGGAAGCTGTTGCTGCCGGCGGCGGAGAGCTGCATTTTCCTGGACCGCGCCCATGCGCTCTTCATCTCCGGTTGCGCGGAACCCTCGAATCGCATCGACAATGGTAGACCTCCTTCACGTCACCACAAGCCTGCCGGAGCGAGCGACACTCTTGAGCACTAAACAACCCACAGCTCAGATGCGGCCATTACCTCCGGATGTCCGGAGCGTAAAAGGCCAGTTTGCGCGGGCCGTCGGCTCGTTCGTGCCGAAAGTGACGTCTGCGGCGTTCGAGAAATACGGGTTTCACAGCGCCGAGATCATGTCGTCGTGGGAAAACATCGTCGGCGCCGACGTCGCAAGGCTTACGCGTCCGGAGACGATCAAGTGGCCGCGCGGCACCAGGGCGGCAGTGGATGCGGATGACGCCGGGCAAAGCGCGGGCGCGACACTGATCGTTGCCTGCGACCCGGCATTCGCGCTTGAGGTCTCGTACCGGCACAAGGAAATCATCGACCGGATCAACCGGTATTTCGGGTACCGGGCGATCGGCCAGCTCAAGGTCCATCAGGTTCCCCGCGTCGAGAGCGCGGCAACTGCTCCGAAGCTCGTTCGGCCTAAGCCCGTGGCCGAGAGCGCCCCCGCCGCTACGGGGGACATCGCCGCGGCCCTCGAAGCCCTCGGCAGAAGCGTAGCGGCCGCGTCGACGCGCTGACGGTGTTCCCGGATATAACTCGGATATTACCGGCCCTTTAGTTGCCATCGCCCGCGGTTTCGGCTTATTCCGGCGGCAGATCCGTGCTAGGCGGCATTCATTGACCGCCGTTCCCCCACGGTATGCATCGCGATGAGGAGTTGGACCTTGATCGAGTTCAGAAATTTTATGCCGGGCCTGTCCTCTCAGCGAGGCGTTCGCTTTGGTTTGTTGGCTTTGGCAGCCGTCGCCGGATTGGCGTTCGCGGGCGCTAGCTCGAGCTTTGCCGCGGGCAAGGGGCCTGCCGAGGTTTCAGTCGAAGAATTGATGAAGCCGACGGATCTTCCCGACCTCGCCATCGGGCCCAAGGACGCGAAGGTGACTATCGTCGAATACGCCTCGATGACGTGCCCGCATTGCGCGCACTTCTCCACAGACGTCTTCGAGCCCCTTAAGAAAAAGTACATCGATACGGGCAAGGTCCGCTTCATTTACCGCGAGTTCCCGCTCGATAACCTCGCCGCTGCCGTTTCGATGCTGGCGCGCTGTGCGGGCGATGAGAAAGTATTTCCGCTGATCGAGACGTTCTACGAGAAGCAGGCGGATTGGGCGTTTGCCCAGGGCAGCCCAGTGCCGAAGCTGTTCGATATCGCGAAGCAGGCCGGCTTCACCCAGGAAAGCTTCGATAAGTGCCTGACGGATCAGAAACTTCTGGATCAGATCACCGCGCAGCGCACGCGTGCGAGCGATACCTTTGGCGTCGCAGCCACACCAACTTTCTTTATCAACGGCAAGCGCCTGCAAGAGGCCCCTTCGGTCGAAGCTTTTGATAAGGTGCTCGAGCCGCTATTGGCCGCGAAGTAACTGGAAAATCATTGATGCTCGTCCGTTCGCTGGGCCTTACCGCCACCCTCCTCATCGCTGGTTGGCTGTCGGGCTGCGGCGCGGACATCCCGTCGCTTGCGCCGGGGTCGACGTCGAGCATTTCTGCGGACGGCAGCGCCTCAGGCGCTGCCTATCCGACCATCGGATCTGAAAAGCCCGATGGCATGCCGAGCCCCTTCGGCGATCCGAATGCGACTGCTGCTGGCGCCGGCGGCCGCGAGGTCATTCAGAACCCGACGGTCGCCGACATCATGGCGCCGAGCCCGTTGCCCGAAATGAGCTGGGGCCGGCCTGACGCGCCCGTTACAATCGTGCAGTACGCGTCCCTTACCTGCCCGCATTGCCGCAACTTCCACGAGAAGACATACCCTGAACTCAAGCGCCGTTTGATCGACACCGGTAAGGTTCGATACATCCTCCGCGAGTTCCCGATCGGCAAGACGTCGGGCAATGCGACGATCGTCCTTCGTTGCGCGCCTCCCGATAAGTACCTGGAACTTTACGGGAAATTCATGGAGCAGCAGTCGTCGTGGGTCTCGCAGGAAGTGCGACTAGACCCCATATATGCTGTTGCGCGACAGGTGGGGATGACTCGCCCGCAGTTTGACGCTTGCCTGCAGAATCAAGGCATGATCGAAAACTTGAAGTGGGTGAAGGATCGCGGTCGCAAGCTCGGGATTGTTGGTACGCCGAACTTTTTCATCGGAACCAAACTCATCAAGAAAGAGCTGACGCTCGCGGAGATCGCTGACTACGTCGAACAGGCCAGTCGAAGCGGCACGCCAACGGCGGCTGCAACCCCCTAGGGGCAGCACGCGACGGTCCTGAGCCACGACGATACGGCATCGAGGACTGACAAGACGAATGAAAATCACCCGACTCAGGCTTCTGGGCTTCAAGTCGTTCGTCGACGCGACGGAGCTTGTGATCGAGCCCGGCTTGACGGGTGTCGTCGGGCCGAACGGCTGCGGAAAATCGAACCTTCTCGAAGCGCTTCGCTGGGTGATGGGTGAAAGCTCGCACAAGTCCATGCGCGCGGCAGCGATGGACGACGTGATTTTCTCGGGCAGCGGCGGGCGGCCCGAACGGTCGAGCGCCGAGGTCACGATGTTCCTCGATAACAGCGCCCGCAAGGCTCCCGCCGAATTCAACGGCGGCGATATTCTCGAGATCACGCGACGCATCGAGCGCGAAGCCGGTTCCGCCTATCGCATCAACGGACGCGAAGTGCGGGCGCGCGACGTCAAGGTCTTGTTCGAAGACGCAGCGACCGGAGCGCGGTCGCCAGCGCTCGTGCGTCAGGGGCAGATTGGCGAGATCGTCAATTCAAAGCCCGAGCAACGCCGTCGCATTCTCGAAGATGCCGCGGGCATTGCGGGTTTGCACACGCGCCGGCACGAAGCCGAACTCAAGCTCAAGGCGGCCGAAGCCAACATCGAGCGCTTGAACGATGTCGTCGGGCAGCTTCAATCGCAGACGGAATCCTTGAAGCGGCAAGCGCGGCAGGCGCGGCGCTACAAGGAGCTGTCGAACGACATCCGTCAGCAAGAAGCGCTCGCGCTGCATCTCACCTGGCAGGACGCGCACCAAAGCGTCGAGAACGAGGAGGCGCAGCTTACCGATACGATGATGCGTCTCGGGCGGGCGACCGAAGCTGAAGCCAAGGCCTTCAGCGAAGAGCTTCGTCTTGCCGAAGGTTTGCCGCCGCTCCGCGAAGCCGAGGCTGTGAAAGCTGCAGCGCTCGCGCGTTTCAAGATCGAGCAGGAAAACCTCGAGCGCGAGGCGAGCCGGGCTGCGGACCGCGCGCGAGAACTCGAAGCTCGCGCCAAGCAACTCGAATCCGATCTCACGCGCGAGCGGGGCTTCATTCACGAAGCCAAGGAAACCTTGCTGCATCTCGATGCCGATCTCGCCGCGATCAACGACGCCGGTGACAGGGCGATCGACGAAGAGGATCTGGAAAGAATCAAGCTCGATGCGGCCGAGGCGCGCCGCGTTCAGACGGATGCGCATTTCGCCGACATCACGCATCGCGCGGCCGATGCCCGGGCCCGGCTTCGCAGCCTTGAATCCGCGCTCGCCGAGCGGAAGGATCTTGTTGCGAAGATTGCGCGGCAGACCACGGTGTTCGACGCGCAGATCGCGGACCTGAAATCCAAAGCGCCGGACAGTGAGCAACTTTCCGATATGGCCCACCGCGGCCAGGCACTCGCCCAGGAAATCAGCAAGATCGAAGCGGATACGCTGACAGCGGAAGAAAACGTCAGGACGACACAGGCCGACGCCAAAGCCCGGCGTGACGAGGCGCAGCGCGTGCGCCTTGCGGCCAATGCGTTCTCGACCGAGCGCGACACGATCGCAAAGCTGCTCGCACGATCGGATGAAGGCGCTTATCCGCCCGCTGTCGATCTCATCCGTGTTTCGCCCGGTTATGAGACTG includes:
- a CDS encoding uracil-DNA glycosylase family protein, whose product is MLSLLSWLQAMGADAAVGDTAQDWLQRGNDAPGAAFAWPDRDEAGSAGRPAQQAARGAADGPSPVRAKAPGASGSPQAGRPRAVTPLGASEAETGARRIARAANSLQELEAALQNFDGCGLKSTATKLCFYRGAPNSDLMIIGEAPGRDEDLAGKPFVGRAGQLLDKMLNAIGRTEADVHITNVVYWRPPGNRTPTPQEALACRPFLERQIELVAPKILVAVGGSAAKEMLGASEGIMRLRGKWREIEIGDRKIPAIATLHPAYLLRTPAAKQLAWMDLLQIRSKL
- a CDS encoding DciA family protein, with the protein product MSTKQPTAQMRPLPPDVRSVKGQFARAVGSFVPKVTSAAFEKYGFHSAEIMSSWENIVGADVARLTRPETIKWPRGTRAAVDADDAGQSAGATLIVACDPAFALEVSYRHKEIIDRINRYFGYRAIGQLKVHQVPRVESAATAPKLVRPKPVAESAPAATGDIAAALEALGRSVAAASTR
- a CDS encoding ribonuclease HII; translation: MKIADSRIKPTFELEAAEHLLGSRPIAGVDEAGRGPWAGPVVAAAVILDPDKIPANIDDSKILDEDSRAFLYRRIMKVAIVAVGVADVERIDRENILGATLWAMAQAISQLAETPKLVLIDGNKAPRVAMPTRTIVKGDSKCLSIAAASIIAKVTRDRMMMEMARDYPGYGFERHKGYGTPEHQAAIDKLGVSAMHRRSFKPVQLALGLGPALKPGLGLGLADA
- the moaB gene encoding molybdenum cofactor biosynthesis protein B: MAGIDAERTFVPVRIAILTMSDSRTLAEDTSGDFLEKAIGEAGHVLADRRLVKDDTGLIRSIVEGWINDPSVDCVITTGGTGFTGRDVTPEAIKPLFEKEIEGFAILFHMLSFQKVGTSTIQSRACGGVSHGTFIFCLPGSTGACRDAWDGILKLQLDARHRPCNFVEIMPRLEEHRKTG
- a CDS encoding DsbA family protein encodes the protein MLVRSLGLTATLLIAGWLSGCGADIPSLAPGSTSSISADGSASGAAYPTIGSEKPDGMPSPFGDPNATAAGAGGREVIQNPTVADIMAPSPLPEMSWGRPDAPVTIVQYASLTCPHCRNFHEKTYPELKRRLIDTGKVRYILREFPIGKTSGNATIVLRCAPPDKYLELYGKFMEQQSSWVSQEVRLDPIYAVARQVGMTRPQFDACLQNQGMIENLKWVKDRGRKLGIVGTPNFFIGTKLIKKELTLAEIADYVEQASRSGTPTAAATP
- a CDS encoding TIGR04283 family arsenosugar biosynthesis glycosyltransferase; its protein translation is MVKTRDVARLAAGSPACQEMDMISVIIPAHNAEHRLAATLAALVPSAIDGIVKQVIVVDAGSTDSTAEVADQAGADVVNSAPGRGGQLALGAALARFPWLLFLNADTVLEDGWERSATAFMRRVDRGERPMAAGAFTFRLDDKGVAPRLLERLVHLRCKILRVPYGDQGLLIPRQLFDAVGGYKNLPIMEDIDLARRLGRRRLAMLDAYATTSAERYKRDGYLSRSLRNQICQVLYGAGLPMSVVARLHGSVETAP
- a CDS encoding DsbA family protein; this translates as MIEFRNFMPGLSSQRGVRFGLLALAAVAGLAFAGASSSFAAGKGPAEVSVEELMKPTDLPDLAIGPKDAKVTIVEYASMTCPHCAHFSTDVFEPLKKKYIDTGKVRFIYREFPLDNLAAAVSMLARCAGDEKVFPLIETFYEKQADWAFAQGSPVPKLFDIAKQAGFTQESFDKCLTDQKLLDQITAQRTRASDTFGVAATPTFFINGKRLQEAPSVEAFDKVLEPLLAAK
- the mutY gene encoding A/G-specific adenine glycosylase — translated: MGAVQENAALRRRQQQLPLRPAGPLTVKALLAWYEAERRDLPWRYGPRKKADPYRVWLSEIMLQQTTVKAVVPYFQKFVARWPTVTALASAELEEVLQQWAGLGYYSRARNLKACADVVARDYGGEFPKSEAELLKLPGIGPYTAAAISAIAFGEKATPVDGNVERVVSRLFAVRQPLPGAKPEIRRLAATLTPQRRAGDFAQAMMDLGAEICTPRKPSCLVCPLQQDCSASAQNLAELLPMRGAKTARPSRYGIAFLVQREDGAVLLRQRPEAGLLGGMLEVPSTPWGDALPAKKEAMRAAPVTTAWLPVPGAVVHVFTHFRLELIVYRALVPIDASFTFWAEQERCRWVHRRDLQGQALPSVMKKVIAHGLADN
- a CDS encoding PA0069 family radical SAM protein, whose amino-acid sequence is MPSNRDFSDYPAMPDVVDSERRRGRGARTNRTGRFEAQAHEEFDDGWETLGELEAFKTEVFEDTSKSIISHNDSPDVSFDSSINPYRGCEHGCIYCYARPSHCYLGHSAGLDFETKLYAKPNAAVLLERELKRPGYRPETIAIGGNTDPYQPIERERRITRAILEVMATANHPIGIITKSALVARDIDILGPMAAKNLARVAVSITTLDRHVARAMEPRTATPSRRLDTVKRLADAGIPVTVMVAPIIPGLTDHEIEPILEAAREAGARDAGYVLLRLPLEIKDLFREWLREEFPDRADKVISLLRSMHGGRDYTADFGVRQRGRGPYASQIALRFRLTKKRLGLGEERVPLRTDLFIRPGNGGQQLSLL
- a CDS encoding site-specific DNA-methyltransferase, whose translation is MGSRRVKVRSQSGKILVGDCIAELKKLPTASVDLVFADPPYNLQLAGDLMRPNNTKVDGVDDQWDKFDDFAAYDSFCRAWLTEVRRVLKPDGAIWVIGSYHNIFRLGAAIQDLGFWIQNDVIWRKVNPMPNFRGKRFTNAHETMIWAGRDRKSRVTFNYESLKASNDDLQMRSDWLFPICSGPERLKDDGGRKAHPTQKPEALLHRILIASTKPGDTVLDPFFGTGTTGAVAKRLGRKFIGIERDLDYATAADERIAKVQPLELEAIETLPSKRNEPRIPFGQILELGIIKPGRKLFGPRREVRAEVRADGTLFYDGQQASIHRLGAIVQGKAACNGWTYWHFEAEGKLKPIDDLRSEAKRQLGLSSRMSI